tcaaaacaaaccgttaactttctaatccctccggtgaaaagcaaggtatatacgtccagaagcttcccacaaaatttcagcacgatcagattatagatgaaaccgcaatcgtccccgtaacacccgctggtctcaatccgcgaatgagaagaaacgccccatGAAAAtgccaatatctcctagaatattaatccaaattcacttctgtaaaaaggcgagtGTACGAAACtgtcttagctacaaccctaccaaaaatcagtacctttcaaaacgatttgaTCCGTCGGatcttccttctcccaaaccctgacagttctgtttctctcttaacactaaggaaaaagcttgatctccttctctttctcctttacattcaataaccaagagttatgtctctttctctccctctctctgatgAAAATGTCGACAAAATCACCAAAAGGAGAGAGGAGGCATCGACAATTAGAAGGAGAaataagggtttttggtttaatttgattaaaccaagatttaattaaaccaaaattaattaaaatccactcttttggtttactcaacataaCCCAAACTCTATttccggaacacggatgttacaatagtaactaatgttaaatttcctaATGTATTTCAtgaaagtttctttgacacaccatgatgtagtctCTGTCTCCAAGCTcttatggatctatcaacaacgatttatatttttccaatctatctatgtttgttgtaggcttgtgtttgattagccatttttatccaaccattaggttgataaccttctcttctttatctccttttgagattgaacgaatggtaacaattatgtttgcacaaaaagaaggtttatgaccaaccaatcaagattgagaaattagaagaaaattaatttgacataattaatgaaataataaaaaactaggagatatcccgtgcttaaagcacggatcaacatttaaaaaaaaaattataatataataataaaattattgttttattttttaaaaagttattttatttgagataacatttattttgattgttatgtaaatctattagtctatttgaataataattattttagaatattatagtattttatttttgacatattattaCAGCTTTAtattgcttgtttgttgtatttgcttcattattttgtgaaatataaaatagtaattttaatattataattgtgaacaagtaaaaattattaatttatcatttatataaatttagttataccaacctgccaatgtggagattaaaacacacattttcatacagtgagtaatatatctttgtttaaaaaaattcaaatcacaacatatgcagaaaaaatatgaattttaaattataagtattatatgaaaattccaaacaatttgtaaataaaataaaataaagatgaaaggAGAATcttaatttgaaaacttaacaaaatcttcgaatttagttattaaaaataattgtattgtatatacttggatataaaattttagtttttaaaattctgattggtttatatatagattggttgatctgtgagtgttttttatttttaattaattatatttgtttaaattaattaattaaacttaattctttttttaatggcaattgaatgtaattttttatacattttaaggttagtttcatatttgtatttctcaattaatatagtaggattataagcacggtaatatatgaatctcaaataatttaaagatgaaaatataaattaaataaaacaatctaaaactactacaataaattttaaaatacagtattagaaaaagaagatgcaaatattaaccttccatttttttgggtcaacatattaaattattaatcttacctattccaaattgaaaaagtagaaaataggaagtatattttggtttaaaaaaatatggaaaatttgtcttcccattaaaaaagtttgaccaatagaacaaagttgaaagtaatatttttgaataaattattttgttagacgaataatatgagatgatctatgtttatatagaagtgagtatttacattttttagaattaataattttttgtatattttccttaatcccttttctactttatgagaaaatttattccaatgagcttattgtttttttttaaaaagtttcttgcttctcactttcttgtaagacgtactatcGTTCGACGATAAGAATGCTTTatgtttagttgatctagtgttatataatctatgttgttatcttgcatttgtgtattcatcttttttttatgctacCTATCTTGCAtttgagaaatttgttaatcctaaaaaccttagttattatgcataagaaactttgttaacacttcaaagtcaaagattgcgtagtatgtattaactaaacaaaattcaaagaaacggcgacgaaaacacgtggtaatatctagaaatctttttatatagttgcttcgattagagacttgttcaagaacgatgatgtgtcaaacaaaaagttaataaaaacaaaaaaagctgtgatttatgatcgttaaaattgacacgtgtcatgatctgatGAGTAACTAACTTTGAtgtgtgatttctgatcgttaaaattgacatgtgtcacaatctgatgagttactaactttgatgtGTGATTTCTGATTGTAAAATTGACAGGTATCATAATCTGATAAGTTACTAActcaaatatttaattgttaaaactGATACATGCCTAAATTTTTAACTTAACACGTGTTATGATAGTGTGAGTTACTAAGGAAGCTTTACATAATAAGATACCAAAgccaaaagttttaaaaggcGGACTTTTCAACGAAGGTTATATGGTTTTCGTAaaggttaaaaaataatatagaagaACGCTTTCTCATATTTCATTTCAATAAATAAGACGACGCCTCAACCCAATTGCTTCCTGTActagtgttgttgttgtatttggtTTTAGTCCCCACCAACCCACTCGACGGAGTCTCCAACGCCTTCCTCCTTCTCTTCCACTCTCACCAACTTCTGATTCAGATCTCCACCACGATGCTGAGCTCCGCcgtgttttctctttctccgtCGCTCCCTCTCCGAAAACCACGGCGGCTATCTCTTCGCCATCCCGTAACCGCTGCTTCTTCGAACCTCAACGATCTCAACGTTTCTCCAAATGTTGTCTCTATTCCTTCTTTATCTCGTCGGTCCTGGCGTCTCGCTTCGTCTGATTCGCCTCTCCGAGCTTGGTCCGGTGTCCCTTCTTCGATCTCTCGCTCCTTGGACACGAATCGTTTCAAAACCGCCGCTACTGCAGTTCCTGAAAGCGCTGACGATGGAGAGAAGAGTGGGAAATTGTCGAAGATACTAGAACTTGGCTTGTTGTTTGCTATGTGGTACCTTTTCAATATCTACTTCAACATCTACAATAAGCAGGTATTGTATCTGAACTCCAATGTTTCGCTTTCTCTACATGCTTGATTTAGTCTGAAGACTCACTGTTTTATCGGCTTTGAATCGGAACGGATATGAGTAGTTGAGCAATCtgcattaataatttttaatatagtgaACAAACCTGTTCAGAATGTAAAGGTTTAGATGCATCGTTGTGTGTTAATCGTGTTTTGATTAGCTTTTTGTTGAGGAGGAAcagtttataaatttaattgtaaTCTATTGTCATATTGAACgggagagagatttgtgagtgAACCAATTatagtttcttgtttcttgtgatTCCTGCAGGTTTTGAAAGCTCTGCACGCTCCAATGACTGTCACTTTGGTTCAGTTTGCTGTCGGTAGTGTGCTCATTACGATCATGTGGGCTCTTAACCTGTACAAGAGACCGAAGATCACTGGTGCTCAGGTgtgttttatttgcttttttattttattttattttattgatactGTTTATCACAAGCTTCTTGTTCTGGAGATATGTCACTCACTTTGATTTGTTTGCCTTGATAGTTAGCGGCCATCTTGCCGCTTGCCGTTGTGCACACACTTGGTAATCTGTTTACGAACATGAGCCTCGGGAAAGTTTCTGTTTCCTTTACTCACACCATTAAAGCCATGGAgcctttcttctctgttttgttgtcTGCTATGTTTCTTGGGGAGGTGagctctttttttatttgtgtttttctttctcatctCGGAGTTGATTGATGCACTCATGTATACTGTCTAGGTTCCTATCTCTTGTTGCGACCATCCATCCTATTTATGATATTCAATATTAGTCATCGcgtttgtttgatttgtgtaAACTATGTGCAACGTCTTCACcagttttgaagttttaaagCATAACTTATTTACCAACTTCTTCTTAGGCGCCTACTCCGTGGGTAATTGGTGCCATTATACCAATTGTTGGTGGAGTTGCACTTGCTTCTATTTCAGAGGTCTCATTTAACTGGTCAGTTTGTCGACGAGTAtagtgacatttttttttaatgttgtgaTTATCTCTATTCTTCTGACAACTTTCAGATATATACTATGTTAACTTCTGTGGCAGGGCTGGATTTACGAGTGCAATGGCGTCAAACTTGACTAACCAATCCCGTAATGTGCTGAGTAAGAAAGTCATGGTTAAGAAAGATGTAAGTTTCCTGTGCATGGATCAAATTTTTATTGACGTGTTGTGGAATAAAATAGCTAAATTTGATGTTGCGTCTCGGCAGGATTCTCTGGACAACATCACCCTCTTCTCAATTATAACATTGATGTCTCTCGTTCTGATGGCTCCTGTGACCTTCTTCTCTGAAGGCATCAAGTTCACTCCTTCATACATTCAGTCAGTTGtgagtatattttatataatgcTAATTTTGTTATTGTATCCTTGGCATATAATTCCTGTTCCTAACAGCCCATCTCGGTTTTGTAGGGTGTGAATGTACAACAAATATACACAAAGTCTCTTATTGCTGCACTCTGCTTCCACGCGTACCAGCAGGtgagcttttttctttttcttagagATTATATGTTATTTCGCTTGGGCATACAAAGATTTTGAATTGTCTTTGTGCAATGCGGAAAATACAGGTGTCGTACATGATATTGGCGAGAGTATCACCTGTTACACATTCTGTTGGAAACTGCGTGAAACGTGTTGTGGTTATTGTGAGCTCTGTTATCTTCTTCAAGACACCTGTCTCGCCTGTTAATGCTTTTGGTAATATACAGTCTTATTTTTGGCTTCTGTGAATTAGCTAAAAGTTTGGAGCtcatttgttgtttattttgctCTGCTGCAGGAACTGGAATCGCCCTTGCAGGTGTCTTCTTATACTCCAGAGTGAAGGGTATCAAGCCAAAGCCGAAGACTGCTTAAGCAAATATCTGCTAATGCCTAATCTCATATCACTCCGGCCCCTTTGgttttttatacaatttctcGAGCGGAAGTTTTCAGATAGATGGTTTTATTCTTTCGCGGGTTGGTCACGAAGTTTCATCATCCCTTTCTAAGTTTTTTCACTGCAGCCATCGCTTCTCTTAGAATTTCTTTTAAGTTGTTTGTTCTCTTCTGTGTCTAGACAAATTTTAAACACTTAAAATGTTTTACAGTTTTCCAAGAATATCTTGTCAACACACTCAATGGCGCTTTTAGCTAACTCATAAAAGTTTATTGGAACTGGTGAATCGGTCCTTCTAAGAGGATACTAGGATCGTTGGCTTCCTAAAGTTTGACCTGGgtaccataaaattttattaatttatagaagttttaatttattaatttataaatagattttttcatttttatattgaaaatttttattataaaataatatacttttgttatcatttataTCTTGGTTATCATAACAGGatgaatatcaaatttttaatagattatctaggtaaaaataagaaatgttagaagtttagagtttagaaaaaatattactaatattattcatggtaatgatgaagtcgcaGAAGATATTGCGGTGCCTATAAAACCAATTACTAAGGAAACAATTTTCGCATCTATGACTCTTCACAATTTATAGATTTGAGaatacaacaatgaaaaaattaaagatgagttccaacaaaaatacaaattcaagaatagacaaacaacaatagagtcatatttcactagactttctag
The nucleotide sequence above comes from Camelina sativa cultivar DH55 unplaced genomic scaffold, Cs unpScaffold00647, whole genome shotgun sequence. Encoded proteins:
- the LOC104773801 gene encoding phosphoenolpyruvate/phosphate translocator 1, chloroplastic — encoded protein: MLSSAVFSLSPSLPLRKPRRLSLRHPVTAASSNLNDLNVSPNVVSIPSLSRRSWRLASSDSPLRAWSGVPSSISRSLDTNRFKTAATAVPESADDGEKSGKLSKILELGLLFAMWYLFNIYFNIYNKQVLKALHAPMTVTLVQFAVGSVLITIMWALNLYKRPKITGAQLAAILPLAVVHTLGNLFTNMSLGKVSVSFTHTIKAMEPFFSVLLSAMFLGEAPTPWVIGAIIPIVGGVALASISEVSFNWAGFTSAMASNLTNQSRNVLSKKVMVKKDDSLDNITLFSIITLMSLVLMAPVTFFSEGIKFTPSYIQSVGVNVQQIYTKSLIAALCFHAYQQVSYMILARVSPVTHSVGNCVKRVVVIVSSVIFFKTPVSPVNAFGTGIALAGVFLYSRVKGIKPKPKTA